One genomic segment of Amycolatopsis granulosa includes these proteins:
- a CDS encoding pirin family protein yields the protein MSNVEADPAELVCGDRPAPASTLTVLAPRDVPLGGPRAMRVRRTLPQRQRSLIGAWCFADHYGPEDVAVTGGMDVAPHPHTGLQTVSWLFSGTIEHRDSLGTHAVVRPGELNLMTGGHGIAHSEVSTPDTTTLHGVQLWIALPGEHRHAARDFRHYVPPVVTVPGATVRVFLGSLAGSTSPVPACTPLLGAELTLDPGARLVLDVDPGFEHGVLQDTGSVTIDGTALATGDLAYLAPGLSRLELTGHDAGPARVLLIGGVPFTEEIVMWWNFVGRSHDEIVQAREDWMKGTRFGEVHGYDGAPLPAPELPNAPLKPRGSKR from the coding sequence ATGAGCAACGTCGAGGCCGACCCCGCCGAGCTGGTGTGCGGGGACCGGCCCGCGCCCGCGAGCACCCTGACCGTGCTGGCCCCGCGGGACGTCCCCCTCGGCGGGCCCCGCGCGATGCGGGTACGGCGCACCCTGCCGCAGCGGCAGCGGTCGCTGATCGGAGCGTGGTGCTTCGCCGACCACTACGGCCCCGAGGACGTCGCGGTGACCGGTGGGATGGATGTCGCCCCGCACCCGCACACCGGGTTGCAGACCGTGAGCTGGTTGTTCAGCGGCACGATCGAGCACCGGGACAGCCTCGGCACCCACGCCGTGGTCCGGCCCGGCGAGCTGAACCTGATGACCGGCGGTCACGGCATCGCGCACTCCGAGGTGTCCACACCGGACACCACGACGCTGCACGGCGTCCAGTTGTGGATCGCCCTGCCCGGCGAGCACCGGCACGCCGCGCGGGACTTCCGGCACTACGTCCCGCCGGTCGTCACGGTGCCGGGCGCCACGGTCCGCGTCTTCCTCGGCAGCCTCGCCGGGAGCACCTCCCCGGTCCCGGCGTGCACGCCGCTGCTCGGCGCGGAACTCACCCTCGATCCCGGTGCGCGCCTGGTGCTCGATGTCGATCCGGGGTTCGAACACGGTGTCCTGCAGGACACCGGCAGCGTCACGATCGACGGCACCGCGCTCGCCACCGGCGACCTCGCCTACCTCGCACCCGGTCTGAGCCGGCTGGAGCTGACCGGCCACGACGCGGGACCGGCCCGGGTCCTGCTGATCGGTGGCGTGCCGTTCACCGAGGAGATCGTGATGTGGTGGAACTTCGTCGGACGATCACACGACGAGATCGTGCAGGCCCGCGAGGACTGGATGAAGGGAACTCGTTTCGGCGAGGTGCACGGCTACGACGGCGCTCCGCTACCCGCGCCAGAGCTGCCGAACGCACCCTTGAAACCCCGAGGAAGCAAGCGCTGA